The following proteins are co-located in the Candidatus Goldiibacteriota bacterium genome:
- a CDS encoding phospholipase A, which produces MKILKVLMILLLPVMAYSYSNEFNPPHWPGEGYNSNYFILGIPDSKLQISTKFRAIQEGGLFVAYTQQMYWGLWEDSHPMYDVNYNPDMFFRIVVDNTRSAWLDFGLLDHESNGLQGEDSRSWNKLYLRYTDGIFIGQENELHWSFKVWYPYAPDPTSPDLQRYRGTFEMQVTVNNLAKVFFDRNDITIRIYPGGPSSVDLLKGGQEITLRGNLFFTKDFLPVVVLQFFHGYGERLIDYKVERTVFRAGIGF; this is translated from the coding sequence ATGAAGATACTGAAAGTTTTGATGATACTTTTATTGCCTGTTATGGCGTATTCTTATTCCAATGAATTCAATCCGCCGCACTGGCCCGGCGAAGGGTATAATTCTAATTATTTCATATTGGGTATCCCTGATTCCAAACTGCAGATAAGCACAAAGTTCCGCGCCATTCAGGAAGGCGGTCTTTTTGTCGCCTACACTCAGCAGATGTACTGGGGGCTGTGGGAGGATTCGCATCCCATGTATGACGTGAATTACAATCCCGATATGTTTTTCAGGATAGTTGTTGATAATACCCGTTCCGCCTGGCTTGATTTTGGGCTTTTAGACCATGAATCAAACGGATTGCAGGGTGAAGATTCGCGCAGTTGGAACAAACTTTATCTGCGGTACACGGACGGTATATTCATAGGTCAGGAAAACGAACTGCACTGGTCATTTAAGGTGTGGTATCCCTACGCGCCTGACCCCACTTCGCCCGACCTGCAGCGTTACAGGGGCACGTTTGAAATGCAGGTTACTGTAAACAACCTTGCAAAAGTATTTTTTGACAGGAATGACATCACAATAAGGATATATCCGGGCGGCCCGTCATCTGTTGATTTATTAAAAGGCGGGCAGGAAATAACGCTTCGCGGGAATCTGTTTTTTACTAAAGATTTTCTTCCTGTTGTTGTCCTGCAGTTTTTTCACGGGTACGGCGAAAGGCTTATTGATTACAAGGTGGAACGGACTGTATTCAGAGCAGGCATAGGGTTTTAA
- a CDS encoding glycosyltransferase — protein MTKKTDNNKKKAAIIVQHLAKGGAEASAARLSIGLSNLGYDVTLIIFHSLIEYEYKGNIISLNIDFLEKNLLQRIFLFFKKIRTVSRIKKQNSFYTCISFMENANFINILSKQKEKLIVSTRNDIELMLKSLPFYKKFFMKTLYKKVFAYVLISKKMKQDAVKLLKIKPDKTKLLYNPINNQKIKDLAGRDAGKYSCIFKHPVLVNSGRLSGQKGQWHLIRIMKILLKDFKELKLILLGYGDGDLKEYLVNLSRTLGLKTYAEWENASINDDYDVYFTGFLKNPYSLIARSKIFLFPSISEGLGNALIEAMICAVPVISSDCKTGPRDILAPDTDCNKTAETPEHAPFGILMPPFNDSLKTSDEITDTTETMWINTIKELLNNNEKREMYALSAEKRGYDFDVHKIIQGWTDIIESE, from the coding sequence ATGACAAAAAAAACTGATAATAATAAAAAAAAAGCGGCTATAATAGTTCAGCACCTTGCAAAAGGCGGCGCCGAAGCATCTGCCGCCAGGCTGTCCATTGGGCTTTCTAATCTTGGATACGATGTGACACTTATTATTTTTCACAGCCTTATTGAATATGAATATAAGGGAAATATTATTTCATTGAATATCGACTTTTTAGAAAAAAACCTGCTTCAGAGAATTTTTTTATTTTTTAAAAAAATCAGAACAGTAAGCCGGATAAAAAAACAGAATTCATTTTATACCTGCATAAGTTTTATGGAAAATGCGAATTTTATAAATATACTGTCAAAACAAAAAGAAAAACTGATAGTTTCAACCAGAAACGACATTGAACTTATGTTAAAGTCTCTGCCTTTTTATAAAAAGTTTTTTATGAAAACTCTTTATAAAAAAGTTTTTGCTTATGTTTTAATCTCTAAAAAAATGAAGCAAGACGCAGTTAAACTGCTGAAAATAAAACCTGATAAAACAAAATTATTATACAATCCTATTAACAACCAAAAAATTAAAGATCTGGCCGGCCGGGACGCCGGCAAATATTCCTGCATATTTAAACACCCGGTCCTTGTCAATTCAGGCCGCCTTTCCGGTCAAAAAGGGCAATGGCATCTGATAAGAATTATGAAAATTCTTCTGAAGGATTTTAAAGAACTGAAGCTTATACTGCTTGGATACGGGGACGGAGATTTAAAAGAATACCTTGTAAACCTTTCAAGAACTTTAGGTTTAAAAACTTATGCAGAATGGGAAAACGCTTCCATAAATGACGATTACGACGTTTATTTCACCGGTTTTTTGAAGAACCCTTACAGCCTTATTGCACGCTCTAAAATTTTTCTTTTTCCTTCCATTTCAGAAGGGCTTGGAAACGCTTTGATTGAAGCAATGATATGCGCAGTTCCCGTCATTTCATCCGACTGTAAAACAGGGCCAAGGGATATTTTAGCGCCTGACACTGATTGTAACAAAACAGCTGAAACCCCGGAACATGCTCCTTTTGGTATTCTAATGCCTCCTTTTAACGATAGTTTAAAAACATCGGATGAAATTACCGATACCACGGAAACAATGTGGATAAATACCATAAAAGAACTTTTAAATAACAATGAAAAAAGAGAAATGTACGCACTGTCCGCGGAAAAACGCGGTTACGACTTTGACGTACATAAAATTATACAGGGCTGGACGGATATTATAGAATCTGAGTAA
- a CDS encoding class I SAM-dependent methyltransferase — MSLKPDTVLEAGVIYGFVSNYLKYRGINVTTLDINKEVKPDVVGSVTSMPFKDSSFDIAACFQVLEHLQFEEFEKALSELSRVSRRHVIISLPDITRHIQFYIKIPKIAEIKKILELPRFKDPVHVFDGQHLWEIGKRGYSLNRILQCINKKFNVVKTYRVFEMPYHRFFVLEKLSEKYKS; from the coding sequence ATGTCTTTAAAACCCGATACAGTCCTTGAGGCCGGCGTTATATACGGATTTGTATCTAATTACCTTAAGTATAGGGGTATTAATGTAACCACGCTTGATATCAATAAAGAAGTAAAACCCGATGTTGTAGGGTCCGTAACTTCAATGCCGTTTAAAGATTCAAGTTTTGATATTGCAGCCTGCTTTCAGGTTTTAGAACACCTGCAGTTTGAAGAATTTGAAAAAGCGCTTTCAGAATTAAGCCGGGTTTCGCGCAGACATGTGATTATCTCGCTTCCGGATATAACAAGGCATATTCAATTTTATATTAAAATACCAAAAATTGCAGAAATAAAAAAAATACTGGAACTGCCAAGATTTAAAGATCCGGTACATGTTTTTGACGGACAGCATTTGTGGGAAATAGGAAAAAGAGGCTATTCTTTAAATAGAATTTTGCAGTGCATTAATAAGAAATTTAATGTTGTTAAAACATACAGGGTGTTTGAAATGCCTTATCACAGATTCTTTGTTTTAGAAAAATTAAGTGAAAAATATAAGTCCTGA
- a CDS encoding tetratricopeptide repeat protein: MKRLVITAILTVFITNVFAADSLAVKYYKYAITYHKQNDLNKALQYYNAAVKKDKKMWQAWLGLGMCYYNMKKYRNAKLIFKYVLMIKPGEKTAEKYLDMINPKINEPSKTAATGKKQKKLKGDIMWRSAVFPGLGQFYNDELVKGYIYSLSFLASTAAVVKYTIDQQQAVDAYYNANTDFDVKYKAAQDANSRVIIPLAMLGTVWLISIVDGFMTGAEYDKIGVDMNKMNSMIEIKGDMLAFNVINYRY, encoded by the coding sequence TTGAAAAGGCTCGTAATAACCGCAATACTTACTGTTTTTATCACAAATGTTTTTGCCGCTGACAGCCTGGCTGTCAAATATTACAAATATGCCATAACTTACCACAAGCAGAATGACCTTAATAAGGCCCTTCAATATTATAATGCTGCCGTTAAAAAAGACAAAAAAATGTGGCAGGCATGGCTTGGGCTTGGAATGTGTTACTACAACATGAAAAAGTACCGCAATGCCAAGCTTATTTTTAAATATGTGCTTATGATAAAACCCGGCGAAAAGACGGCTGAAAAATATCTGGACATGATAAATCCAAAAATAAACGAGCCTTCCAAAACAGCCGCGACAGGTAAAAAACAGAAAAAATTAAAAGGCGATATTATGTGGCGTTCCGCGGTGTTTCCGGGCCTTGGGCAGTTTTATAACGACGAGCTTGTAAAAGGGTACATATACTCCCTTTCTTTTCTTGCCAGTACCGCTGCTGTGGTTAAATACACAATAGACCAGCAGCAGGCTGTGGACGCCTATTATAACGCCAACACTGATTTTGATGTAAAATATAAAGCCGCGCAGGACGCCAACAGCCGCGTGATTATCCCGCTTGCCATGCTGGGCACTGTCTGGCTTATATCCATAGTGGACGGATTCATGACAGGCGCGGAGTATGATAAAATCGGAGTGGACATGAATAAAATGAATTCTATGATAGAAATAAAAGGCGATATGCTTGCCTTTAATGTCATAAATTACAGGTATTAA
- a CDS encoding tetratricopeptide repeat protein — MKKSIFFTIIFCLIVSSAVYAFYEETEKAQSEDEAMSVFLQQVQTESEKMKNPVRDKAMLYFKKGEALFKAKDYKNAARFFYASVKIDPTFKEGWKNTGFCYYQMKQHKYALPLFRKVLELDPEDKDAKDFMEYYNSFMEKKQKATQVREPIDSMWRSAVLPGFGQMHNGQHLKGVIVGASFALSTALTIYNVADQHTKYDKYLKTNENQDAAYKKAEEAATSALIFGLIAGGLYAAGIVDAGLSYNSPEARGVVYINESGAVMASAEIRW, encoded by the coding sequence ATGAAAAAGAGTATTTTTTTTACAATAATATTTTGTTTAATCGTTTCATCTGCGGTATATGCTTTTTATGAAGAAACAGAAAAGGCGCAGAGCGAAGATGAAGCCATGTCTGTATTTCTTCAGCAGGTGCAAACTGAATCCGAAAAAATGAAAAACCCTGTGCGCGACAAGGCAATGCTGTATTTTAAAAAGGGCGAAGCGCTGTTTAAGGCAAAGGATTATAAAAACGCGGCAAGGTTTTTTTACGCGTCGGTTAAAATAGACCCCACGTTTAAAGAAGGGTGGAAAAATACGGGATTCTGCTACTACCAGATGAAACAGCATAAATACGCGCTTCCGCTTTTCAGAAAAGTGCTGGAACTTGACCCCGAAGATAAAGATGCCAAAGATTTTATGGAATATTACAATTCTTTTATGGAAAAAAAGCAGAAAGCCACGCAGGTAAGGGAGCCCATAGATTCTATGTGGCGTTCAGCCGTGCTGCCGGGGTTCGGGCAGATGCACAACGGGCAGCATTTAAAAGGGGTAATAGTGGGAGCGTCTTTTGCCCTTAGCACCGCCCTTACAATTTACAATGTGGCAGACCAGCATACAAAATATGACAAGTATTTAAAGACAAATGAAAATCAGGATGCCGCGTACAAAAAAGCGGAAGAAGCGGCTACAAGCGCGCTGATATTCGGACTGATAGCGGGCGGGCTTTACGCCGCCGGTATTGTGGACGCGGGGTTAAGCTATAACAGCCCCGAAGCCAGAGGTGTTGTGTATATAAATGAAAGCGGCGCGGTTATGGCGTCCGCGGAAATAAGGTGGTAA
- a CDS encoding 16S rRNA (uracil(1498)-N(3))-methyltransferase produces MARHRFFVNKISDENAEITGNDYNHAVTVLRMEPGEKVNVFNYEHGEYEAEIKEIDRHDGIIRIKVLNKIRDRKKSTAQICAIISLIKKDKMELMLEKLTELGVDEIIPVITNRTIIKIKNEEKKNDRWEKIIYTAVKQCGRMNKPKLLPVVENVSALETAQHSLKFFIYEKEEKNFLIDEAVKLEGFEEKVYFIIGPEGGFDESEAEILIKKEFIPVSIGDTILRAETAAIAAATVLVQAIRRSTWKS; encoded by the coding sequence ATGGCACGCCACAGATTTTTTGTTAATAAGATATCGGATGAAAACGCGGAAATAACAGGAAATGATTACAATCATGCTGTGACCGTGCTGCGGATGGAACCGGGCGAAAAAGTTAATGTGTTCAATTATGAACACGGTGAATATGAAGCGGAGATAAAAGAAATAGACAGGCACGACGGGATAATAAGGATTAAAGTATTAAATAAAATACGGGACAGAAAGAAAAGCACAGCGCAGATATGCGCCATAATTTCGCTTATTAAAAAAGACAAGATGGAACTTATGCTGGAAAAATTAACCGAACTTGGAGTGGATGAAATAATACCTGTAATAACAAACCGTACTATTATAAAAATTAAGAATGAAGAAAAAAAGAACGACAGGTGGGAAAAGATTATTTATACAGCCGTAAAACAGTGCGGCAGGATGAACAAGCCAAAATTACTGCCGGTTGTTGAAAACGTATCCGCGCTAGAAACCGCACAGCATTCGCTTAAGTTTTTTATTTATGAAAAAGAAGAAAAGAATTTTTTGATAGATGAAGCCGTAAAACTTGAAGGGTTTGAAGAAAAGGTATATTTTATAATAGGGCCTGAAGGCGGATTTGACGAATCAGAGGCGGAAATTCTGATAAAAAAAGAGTTCATACCGGTCAGCATAGGCGATACTATTTTAAGGGCCGAAACCGCGGCCATTGCGGCGGCAACGGTGCTGGTGCAGGCGATAAGGAGAAGCACGTGGAAATCTTAA
- a CDS encoding shikimate dehydrogenase, producing the protein MKKTITGIIGFPLSHTLSPVMHNAVFKKYKMKWEYKVFETEPEKVPAMIERVRKENIKGINVTIPHKHAVMPLLDEIDPAAERIGAVNTVKNVNGRLTGYNTDYLGFLATLKKAKINLKGKKVVMIGAGGGAHAIGYALMIQKPSKFYIYNIDIPMTKNLVKKLGLKKAVIGDIKKSAAKDKVLAEADFIMNCTSVGMHGNQVVYEIEKLKKGAVVYDIIYNPEKTEFLARAEKMGAKIINGLDMLIYQGMESFKIWTGKKSDYPLIKEKLNKYFNKK; encoded by the coding sequence ATGAAAAAAACAATCACCGGAATAATAGGGTTCCCTCTTTCCCACACTTTATCCCCTGTAATGCACAACGCTGTGTTTAAAAAATATAAAATGAAATGGGAATATAAGGTATTTGAAACAGAACCGGAAAAAGTGCCCGCCATGATAGAGCGAGTAAGAAAAGAAAATATAAAGGGTATTAACGTCACAATTCCGCATAAGCACGCTGTAATGCCTCTGCTGGATGAAATTGACCCTGCCGCAGAAAGGATAGGCGCGGTTAACACCGTTAAAAACGTAAACGGCAGGCTTACGGGATACAATACGGACTATCTGGGGTTTCTTGCCACGCTGAAAAAAGCAAAGATAAATCTTAAAGGCAAAAAAGTGGTAATGATTGGCGCGGGCGGTGGGGCGCACGCTATTGGCTACGCTTTAATGATACAAAAACCGTCAAAATTTTACATTTATAATATAGACATACCCATGACGAAAAATCTTGTTAAAAAATTGGGATTAAAAAAAGCCGTAATAGGAGATATTAAAAAAAGCGCGGCAAAGGACAAAGTTCTTGCAGAAGCTGATTTTATAATGAACTGTACGTCAGTCGGTATGCACGGTAATCAGGTGGTATACGAAATTGAAAAGTTAAAGAAAGGCGCGGTTGTTTACGATATTATTTACAATCCCGAAAAAACGGAGTTCCTGGCGCGCGCGGAAAAAATGGGCGCTAAAATAATAAACGGGCTGGATATGCTTATTTATCAGGGGATGGAATCTTTTAAAATCTGGACCGGTAAAAAATCCGATTATCCGCTTATAAAAGAGAAGCTTAATAAATATTTTAATAAAAAATAA
- a CDS encoding type II toxin-antitoxin system prevent-host-death family antitoxin — translation MVFANIRDLRLDTNSVLKLSEKEGPVVILRNSRPVAVLKSVSEEDMEMKVKSLWPKLRKAAEKSGYGVNDVDAVIKEVRRTRVK, via the coding sequence ATGGTATTTGCGAATATCAGGGATTTAAGGCTTGATACAAACAGTGTTTTAAAATTAAGTGAAAAGGAAGGCCCTGTTGTAATTCTGCGCAATTCAAGGCCGGTTGCTGTTTTGAAATCAGTTTCAGAAGAAGATATGGAAATGAAAGTGAAATCGTTATGGCCAAAACTCCGCAAAGCCGCAGAGAAGTCAGGATACGGGGTTAATGATGTGGATGCTGTTATAAAAGAAGTCAGGCGGACACGAGTTAAATGA
- a CDS encoding type II toxin-antitoxin system VapC family toxin, translating to MQFDTDVLIWLLRGNTNAAEKIMSEKDRCISVITFMELLKGAANKNESTAIKKLIKKLNFTVIPINDDISHRSLIYMEEHGLKSGISVADCLIAATAAESAQVLCTANHKDFRAIEDIELEGFKA from the coding sequence ATGCAGTTTGATACAGATGTTTTAATATGGCTTTTGCGTGGAAATACAAATGCGGCGGAAAAAATTATGTCTGAAAAGGACAGATGCATAAGCGTAATTACATTTATGGAGCTTTTAAAAGGCGCCGCTAATAAAAACGAGAGTACGGCAATAAAAAAGCTGATAAAAAAACTTAACTTTACGGTAATTCCAATAAATGATGATATCAGTCATCGATCGCTTATATATATGGAAGAACATGGGCTAAAAAGTGGCATATCTGTCGCGGACTGTCTTATTGCCGCAACCGCTGCCGAATCCGCGCAGGTTTTGTGCACTGCCAATCACAAAGATTTCAGGGCGATTGAGGATATTGAATTGGAAGGATTTAAAGCATAA
- a CDS encoding TldD/PmbA family protein translates to MEILKTVLAEINALGLKGDAYCEENLKNETMVNDGEIDQIRQSDSFGCAVRVFKNGKMGFSYFTAKDNTEAKKAVKKAADTALIEGYETYTMPSFCKCTPPDTIDPDYNNITSKIRQDKALETEAAVKKYGKKVKFVRDTNLTDVKSSSHYMNTQGAVSSSDKTYFYCFTSAISSDGTAQEASEVMTGSCVFKDINAEALGREAAQKADMLLGGGALKTGRYDLILPPQAAVDFLQILAPLFYASNIRKGKSLFGSNKEGDTVASSILNINDDALLAFRAGSFGTDGEGTPGKNKMLIKHGRLMEFLYDIASADYFKKEPGGNGIRGSFKTLPECGVSNFYIVPGDSRKDIIMKGSGLIINSLMGLHTADPVSGNFSLGLNGWLLEKGEIKQAVKEMLVTGNIKDVLMNVKDVCEDSVFYFNYGSPTIVIGDMTAAGR, encoded by the coding sequence GTGGAAATCTTAAAAACCGTACTTGCGGAAATAAACGCGCTTGGGTTAAAAGGCGACGCGTATTGCGAAGAAAACCTTAAAAATGAAACGATGGTAAATGACGGGGAAATTGACCAGATAAGGCAGTCAGATTCTTTTGGGTGCGCTGTAAGGGTTTTTAAAAACGGAAAAATGGGTTTTTCATATTTTACAGCCAAAGATAATACAGAGGCAAAAAAAGCGGTTAAAAAAGCCGCTGACACGGCGCTTATAGAGGGTTACGAAACATATACAATGCCGTCTTTCTGTAAATGCACCCCGCCGGATACCATTGACCCGGATTATAACAATATTACTTCAAAGATAAGGCAGGACAAAGCGCTTGAAACTGAAGCGGCGGTAAAAAAATACGGAAAAAAAGTTAAATTTGTAAGGGATACAAATCTTACTGATGTAAAAAGCAGCTCTCATTACATGAACACGCAGGGCGCTGTTTCTTCATCTGACAAGACTTATTTTTACTGCTTTACTTCCGCCATTTCTTCAGACGGCACCGCGCAGGAAGCGTCAGAGGTTATGACAGGTTCTTGCGTGTTTAAGGATATTAATGCTGAAGCGCTTGGGCGCGAAGCCGCGCAAAAAGCGGATATGCTGTTAGGGGGCGGCGCTTTAAAGACAGGCAGATACGACCTTATACTTCCGCCTCAGGCGGCTGTGGATTTTTTGCAGATACTTGCGCCGTTATTTTACGCTTCCAATATCCGCAAGGGCAAATCGCTTTTTGGATCCAATAAAGAAGGCGATACTGTTGCGTCGTCCATCCTTAATATAAATGACGACGCGCTTCTGGCTTTCCGCGCGGGAAGTTTTGGTACGGACGGCGAAGGTACTCCCGGAAAAAATAAGATGCTTATTAAACACGGCAGGCTTATGGAATTTTTATATGACATAGCATCAGCGGATTATTTCAAAAAAGAACCCGGCGGCAACGGCATACGCGGCAGTTTTAAGACGCTTCCGGAATGCGGGGTGTCCAACTTCTACATTGTGCCGGGGGATTCCAGGAAAGATATAATTATGAAAGGCAGCGGCCTTATAATAAACTCTTTAATGGGGCTTCATACCGCCGACCCTGTGTCCGGTAATTTTTCGCTTGGTTTAAACGGGTGGCTGCTGGAAAAAGGGGAGATAAAACAGGCGGTAAAGGAAATGCTTGTAACCGGCAATATAAAAGACGTGTTAATGAACGTGAAAGATGTATGTGAGGACAGCGTATTTTATTTTAATTATGGAAGCCCCACAATTGTGATAGGGGATATGACAGCTGCAGGAAGATAA